A section of the Agarivorans litoreus genome encodes:
- a CDS encoding tetratricopeptide repeat protein, which produces MSVINQMLKDLDKRQNSNPQSMSPLVEDSGKSIRAYVLMALVLIALVISAWLALRYFKNIDVVSDVEVVADTAQHANSVAVSLETEQLQAVADAIDVELVEPVSQLTTLPISPNQTLTTANQSDTASEPDKPLIEPTATAVVEEPEPSSVKNNQELAELEQKPTVAEKASVSSQPTAPKPKKKEQSKTKQPSLTTEKKQVANEASTLEITPLKLTREQQVALYTRRGYQALDKNLPGEARKEFQKALQLDHQAHEVREQLAALMFGRGDVRSAVSLLEEGLQLSPLRGSFRVMLARIFVQQDNLAQAIYYLENAEPSIIGNVDYYAMLAGLAQRLDKQELALTSYQKLVKHEPSRARWWLGYAIANDKLGSYQEALAAYQQAELMGQLSSNSRDFVVNRIRQLEQ; this is translated from the coding sequence ATGAGCGTAATTAACCAAATGCTTAAAGACTTGGATAAGCGGCAGAATAGTAATCCGCAAAGCATGTCGCCCCTAGTCGAAGACTCAGGTAAAAGCATCAGAGCTTATGTGTTAATGGCTTTAGTATTAATTGCTTTGGTTATTTCAGCTTGGTTAGCACTGCGCTATTTTAAGAACATTGATGTGGTCAGTGATGTTGAAGTGGTTGCAGACACCGCTCAACATGCTAATTCCGTAGCTGTCTCTCTCGAAACCGAACAGCTGCAAGCAGTAGCAGACGCTATTGATGTAGAGTTAGTTGAGCCTGTTAGCCAGCTTACCACCTTGCCAATTTCACCTAATCAAACACTTACTACTGCAAATCAAAGCGATACTGCCAGTGAGCCCGATAAGCCATTGATTGAGCCAACAGCAACAGCGGTTGTAGAGGAGCCAGAGCCAAGCTCGGTAAAAAACAATCAAGAGCTTGCTGAGCTTGAGCAAAAGCCCACTGTTGCAGAAAAAGCGAGTGTGTCTTCTCAGCCTACAGCACCGAAACCCAAGAAAAAAGAACAGAGTAAGACTAAACAGCCATCGCTAACAACAGAGAAAAAGCAGGTTGCCAATGAAGCGTCGACACTTGAGATTACGCCCTTAAAGCTCACTCGTGAACAACAAGTGGCTTTATATACACGCCGCGGTTATCAGGCTTTAGATAAAAACCTACCGGGTGAAGCCCGCAAGGAGTTCCAAAAAGCCTTGCAGCTTGACCACCAAGCGCATGAAGTGCGAGAGCAGCTTGCAGCGCTTATGTTTGGTCGTGGTGATGTGCGCTCTGCGGTTAGCTTGCTTGAAGAAGGTTTACAACTAAGCCCGCTCCGTGGCTCGTTTAGGGTGATGCTGGCGCGAATTTTTGTGCAGCAAGACAACCTAGCTCAGGCTATTTATTATTTAGAAAATGCCGAACCCAGCATAATCGGCAATGTAGATTATTACGCGATGTTAGCCGGTTTAGCGCAACGCTTAGATAAACAGGAGTTGGCTTTAACTAGCTATCAAAAACTCGTTAAGCACGAACCTTCACGCGCTCGCTGGTGGTTGGGTTACGCCATTGCCAACGATAAGCTTGGTAGTTATCAAGAAGCTTTAGCCGCGTATCAGCAAGCCGAACTGATGGGGCAGCTTTCCAGTAATTCTCGCGATTTTGTGGTTAATCGCATTCGGCAGTTGGAGCAATAA
- a CDS encoding type IV pilus modification PilV family protein: MRPCKQPSAAGFTLIELIVGIVVLAISLVVITSFLAPQALKSVDPVYEVRSAELGSSLMNEILGKSFDENSDHTGGGLWRCGETGQLSCTAASDYGPDGESRAQYNDVDDYHTNGAFINIDDSLGIDLSDIYRNFWYRVSVDSSEHGINAAKRIDVIIRAPNGIDYAFSAYRWNY, encoded by the coding sequence ATGCGCCCTTGTAAGCAGCCGTCTGCTGCTGGTTTCACCCTTATCGAGTTAATTGTAGGTATTGTTGTATTGGCCATATCGCTGGTGGTGATTACCTCTTTTCTAGCTCCGCAAGCGCTCAAAAGTGTCGACCCGGTTTACGAGGTGCGCTCGGCCGAGCTTGGTTCAAGTTTAATGAATGAAATCCTTGGCAAATCATTTGATGAAAATTCTGATCACACCGGCGGAGGGCTGTGGCGCTGTGGTGAAACCGGGCAGTTGAGCTGCACGGCAGCCAGTGATTATGGCCCTGATGGGGAAAGTCGGGCTCAATATAACGATGTGGATGACTACCACACCAATGGTGCATTTATTAATATTGATGATAGTTTAGGTATTGATTTATCTGATATTTATCGAAATTTTTGGTATCGAGTTAGCGTTGATAGCAGTGAGCATGGCATCAATGCAGCCAAACGTATCGACGTAATAATTAGAGCACCTAATGGCATTGATTACGCCTTTAGCGCTTATCGGTGGAATTACTAA
- a CDS encoding PilW family protein, producing MRRLQGFTLIELVITLVLLAILAIATSDFLRTGSLIYRQGADRQVLLGEARFAIERLNRELHNSLPNSAMLSPNSANAADHCLSFVPTFSSHTYIDLPIAPSYSASASIVTSLNQPSFSAVGSAWLSVYVLNSDEVLNANGALVDANCTAATGKVFCLSNISADASSGVSTVNFAGSVSVSTDSPAQRAFILGEPIRYCVEGSKLLRFQPADSGNGVLMASKLEVNSAVQPFQVSPASLTRNGLVNLRLRFVENQEVVEFNHDIVVLNQP from the coding sequence ATGCGCCGCTTACAAGGTTTTACCTTAATTGAACTGGTTATTACCTTGGTGTTGTTGGCTATTTTAGCCATTGCTACCAGTGACTTTTTACGCACTGGTAGTTTGATTTACCGACAAGGCGCAGACCGCCAAGTATTGTTGGGTGAAGCGCGTTTTGCCATCGAGCGTTTAAACCGCGAGTTACATAATAGTTTGCCTAATAGCGCTATGTTAAGTCCTAATAGCGCCAATGCCGCAGACCATTGCCTAAGCTTTGTGCCTACTTTTTCTAGTCATACTTATATCGATTTGCCGATAGCGCCAAGCTACTCTGCTTCTGCGTCAATAGTGACCTCATTAAATCAACCTAGTTTTTCTGCTGTAGGCAGCGCGTGGTTAAGTGTATACGTGCTAAATAGTGATGAAGTGCTTAATGCCAATGGTGCTTTAGTCGATGCTAATTGTACTGCAGCGACTGGCAAGGTGTTTTGTTTAAGTAATATTAGTGCCGATGCAAGTTCGGGAGTGAGTACTGTCAATTTTGCAGGTTCGGTTAGCGTAAGTACCGATTCACCCGCTCAGCGAGCGTTTATCTTGGGAGAGCCGATCCGTTATTGTGTGGAAGGTAGTAAGCTGTTGCGCTTTCAGCCGGCGGATAGTGGCAATGGGGTATTAATGGCCAGTAAGCTTGAAGTAAACAGTGCTGTTCAGCCTTTCCAAGTGTCGCCTGCCAGTTTAACTCGAAATGGTTTGGTGAATCTTCGCTTGCGCTTTGTGGAAAACCAAGAAGTAGTGGAATTTAATCATGACATCGTTGTTCTTAACCAGCCTTAG
- a CDS encoding type II secretion system F family protein, producing the protein MALFRYQVRDSTGRLINGDIEAANQNAAAESLLRRGLTPIKIAEGKGKGEGLGSLDVSTLWEGRIKLDELVVFTRQMYSLTKAGIPIMRAINGLAETAHSKLLRRSLAGVSDALSSGRTLSTAMAEYPKVFSQLFVSIVHVGENTGQLEQAFLQLSQYLELEMDTRKRIKTAMRYPTFVIIAIVIAMVILNIFVIPQFAEIFGRFNVELPLATRILIGTSNFFVNYWPLLLVLTIGSVFLVRWYVSTPKGRMLWDKTRLRLPVVGSVIERSLLARFSRSFAMMVGAGVPLNQALSLVASAVDNAFMAERIVEMRRGIERGESLLRNAIASELFTPLVLQMISVGEETGQVDELLTEAAEFYEREVDYDLKSLTARIEPILIAVVAGMVLVLALGIFTPMWDMMRAVRGG; encoded by the coding sequence ATGGCTTTGTTTCGCTATCAGGTTCGCGATAGCACTGGTCGCCTGATTAACGGTGATATAGAAGCGGCTAATCAAAACGCTGCGGCAGAGAGCTTGCTGCGTCGTGGGCTTACCCCAATTAAAATCGCAGAGGGTAAAGGCAAGGGCGAAGGCTTAGGTTCCTTAGATGTTAGTACTTTGTGGGAAGGGCGAATAAAGCTTGATGAGTTAGTCGTTTTTACTCGGCAAATGTATTCGTTAACCAAGGCTGGCATACCAATAATGCGCGCCATAAATGGCTTAGCCGAAACCGCTCATAGTAAGCTATTGCGCCGCTCGCTGGCTGGTGTATCTGATGCGTTGAGTAGCGGGCGAACTTTATCTACAGCAATGGCTGAGTATCCCAAGGTCTTTTCCCAGTTATTTGTAAGTATTGTTCACGTTGGCGAGAACACCGGTCAGCTCGAGCAAGCTTTTTTGCAGTTATCTCAGTATCTTGAGTTAGAAATGGACACCCGTAAGCGCATCAAAACAGCAATGCGTTATCCCACTTTTGTGATTATAGCGATTGTTATCGCCATGGTGATACTCAATATTTTTGTGATCCCCCAGTTTGCTGAAATTTTTGGCCGTTTTAATGTGGAACTGCCTTTAGCCACAAGGATATTGATTGGTACCTCCAATTTTTTTGTTAACTATTGGCCCTTGTTACTGGTGCTAACTATAGGCTCGGTATTTTTGGTGCGCTGGTATGTCAGTACTCCCAAAGGCCGTATGTTATGGGACAAAACGCGATTGCGCTTACCTGTTGTTGGCTCGGTGATAGAGCGCTCGTTACTGGCTCGTTTCTCGCGCAGTTTTGCGATGATGGTGGGAGCCGGAGTACCGCTTAACCAAGCCTTATCCTTAGTGGCCAGCGCCGTTGATAACGCGTTTATGGCAGAGCGAATTGTTGAAATGCGCCGCGGCATTGAGCGTGGCGAAAGCCTATTGCGTAACGCGATTGCCAGTGAGTTATTTACACCTTTGGTATTACAGATGATCTCGGTAGGTGAAGAAACTGGCCAAGTTGATGAATTACTTACCGAAGCGGCCGAGTTTTACGAGCGCGAAGTAGACTATGATTTAAAGAGCTTAACTGCGCGTATTGAACCAATTTTGATTGCGGTGGTGGCAGGTATGGTACTTGTTCTTGCTCTAGGCATCTTTACCCCAATGTGGGACATGATGCGCGCGGTGAGAGGTGGTTAA
- a CDS encoding GspE/PulE family protein: MAQPKLRMRLGDLLVSEQVISEADLMSALAQQKQSGRKLGATLIELGVIAEVQLLEFLARQLGIPFVDLAQISVDANAVVLLGEVHARRLRALVIHKDGDVLTVAISDPADLSAIDTLASLLAPHQLKYVVARESQVVEAFDRFYRRTREIEGFAQELKEEYASSDEFDIGLATADDESNETTVVKLLQSLFEDAVQVGASDIHIEPDEKVLRIRQRVDGVLQESVLNEVQIASAMVLRLKLMSGLDISEKRLPQDGRFNIKVRGHSIDVRLSTMPIQAGESVVMRLLDQSAGILSLEQTGMPADIMERYRRQLHRPHGMIVVTGPTGSGKTTTLYGSLSELNQPESKIITVEDPVEYRLPRINQVQVNSKIGLDFSNILRTTLRQDPDILLVGEMRDQETVEIGLRGALTGHLVLTTLHTNDAITSALRLIDMGAAGYLVASSLRAVIAQRLVRRLCENCKQEHSCSLEEKVWLEHISNEDLSKQVFYKGRGCQSCNYTGYKGRIGVFEMLELNNAMMEGLRRDDPDEFSKAAKASKNYRPLSLAALDYAKQGVTAVEEVLRLVEEVDVYGSVTNPQGES, from the coding sequence GTGGCACAACCAAAATTACGAATGCGCTTAGGTGACTTGCTGGTTAGCGAGCAGGTGATCAGTGAAGCTGACTTAATGAGCGCCTTAGCCCAGCAAAAACAGTCGGGTCGAAAACTAGGTGCAACCTTAATTGAGCTTGGAGTCATTGCCGAGGTGCAATTGCTGGAGTTTTTAGCTCGTCAGTTGGGTATTCCATTTGTCGATTTAGCGCAAATTTCGGTAGATGCCAATGCTGTGGTGTTGTTGGGCGAAGTGCATGCTCGCCGCTTGCGCGCATTGGTGATTCACAAAGATGGCGACGTGTTAACTGTAGCTATTTCCGATCCCGCCGACCTCTCGGCAATTGACACCTTAGCATCGTTGTTGGCTCCTCATCAGCTTAAATATGTGGTGGCAAGGGAGTCTCAGGTTGTTGAAGCCTTTGACCGCTTTTACCGAAGAACCCGCGAAATTGAAGGTTTTGCTCAAGAGCTAAAAGAAGAATATGCCAGTAGTGATGAATTTGATATTGGCCTCGCTACCGCTGATGATGAGAGTAACGAAACCACCGTTGTTAAGCTGCTTCAGTCCTTGTTTGAAGATGCCGTACAAGTGGGCGCTTCAGATATTCATATTGAGCCAGACGAAAAAGTACTGCGGATCCGGCAACGGGTAGACGGCGTATTGCAAGAAAGTGTACTTAATGAGGTGCAAATTGCCTCGGCCATGGTGTTGCGCTTGAAGCTGATGTCGGGCTTGGATATTTCTGAGAAACGCTTACCGCAAGATGGGCGTTTTAATATTAAAGTACGCGGTCATTCCATTGATGTACGTTTATCTACGATGCCTATTCAGGCCGGCGAATCAGTAGTGATGCGTTTATTAGATCAATCGGCAGGTATTTTGTCGCTTGAGCAAACCGGTATGCCAGCGGACATTATGGAGCGTTATCGCCGTCAGCTTCATCGCCCTCATGGCATGATTGTAGTAACTGGCCCAACAGGTAGTGGTAAAACAACCACGCTGTATGGCTCTTTGAGTGAGCTGAACCAGCCTGAGTCGAAAATTATTACTGTGGAAGATCCGGTTGAGTACCGACTACCACGGATTAACCAAGTACAAGTAAACAGCAAAATTGGCCTCGATTTCTCCAATATTTTGCGTACAACCTTGCGCCAAGATCCAGACATTTTGCTGGTGGGAGAGATGCGTGACCAAGAAACTGTAGAAATTGGCTTGCGAGGCGCATTAACCGGTCACTTGGTATTAACCACGCTGCACACTAATGATGCGATAACCAGCGCCTTACGCTTGATAGATATGGGCGCAGCAGGTTACTTGGTGGCAAGTTCATTAAGAGCGGTTATCGCCCAGCGCTTGGTTCGTCGCCTCTGTGAAAACTGTAAACAAGAACATAGTTGCTCGCTCGAAGAAAAAGTTTGGCTTGAGCACATAAGTAACGAAGATTTGAGCAAGCAGGTTTTTTATAAAGGGCGTGGTTGTCAAAGTTGCAACTACACGGGCTATAAAGGGCGGATCGGTGTATTCGAAATGTTAGAGTTAAACAATGCAATGATGGAAGGTTTGCGTCGAGATGACCCCGATGAATTCTCTAAGGCTGCAAAAGCCTCGAAAAACTATCGCCCACTGTCATTAGCAGCTTTAGATTATGCAAAACAAGGGGTTACTGCGGTTGAAGAAGTGTTGCGATTGGTGGAAGAAGTAGACGTTTATGGCAGCGTTACTAACCCTCAGGGTGAGTCTTAG
- a CDS encoding prepilin-type N-terminal cleavage/methylation domain-containing protein: protein MKAIKQQGFTLIELVIVIIILGILAVTAAPKFLNLQTDARASTIKGLEAAVKGGANLIYSKAAIAGIESTSGDVSGANGTDVSTTFGYPNVAAFGSDQIDGWLDLSTAEWTVTTSGAGATITPAGFTTSSGACEVQYTIADSSNSAQTVSVVTGC from the coding sequence ATGAAGGCAATTAAACAGCAAGGCTTTACGCTAATCGAATTGGTGATTGTGATTATCATCTTAGGTATTTTGGCAGTAACTGCAGCACCTAAGTTTTTGAACTTACAAACTGATGCGCGAGCTTCAACCATTAAAGGTCTAGAAGCAGCTGTAAAGGGGGGAGCAAACCTAATTTATAGTAAAGCAGCAATTGCTGGTATCGAAAGTACTTCTGGTGATGTGTCTGGTGCGAACGGTACTGACGTATCAACAACGTTTGGCTATCCTAACGTAGCGGCATTTGGCTCAGATCAAATTGACGGCTGGTTAGATCTTAGTACAGCAGAGTGGACGGTTACTACTTCTGGTGCTGGCGCAACGATTACTCCGGCAGGTTTCACTACATCATCTGGAGCTTGTGAAGTTCAATACACTATTGCAGATAGTTCTAATTCAGCTCAAACGGTATCAGTTGTAACTGGCTGTTAA
- a CDS encoding type II secretion system protein, translated as MELPRIPHPKTSGFTIIELVITLILIGILAITVLPKFFRGGFAEISLREQLLSRLHLVQTQAMNHYQDCFFLQINTDNYFSGELSTDGSCANTSPPLEAVAYSNDLLVSQGTIRFDGMGRVRLAESSLCNQFPCVISVEGDDTHTIIIESEGYIHAPL; from the coding sequence TTGGAACTTCCACGAATACCTCACCCTAAAACCTCCGGCTTTACTATTATTGAGCTGGTGATTACGCTCATCTTAATTGGCATTCTGGCCATCACCGTACTACCTAAATTCTTTCGCGGTGGCTTTGCCGAAATTAGTCTGCGAGAGCAACTATTAAGTCGTTTGCACTTAGTGCAAACCCAAGCAATGAACCATTATCAAGATTGCTTCTTTCTGCAAATAAATACTGATAACTATTTTTCTGGCGAATTGTCTACCGATGGCAGCTGTGCCAATACATCTCCACCTTTGGAAGCTGTTGCTTATTCTAATGATTTGTTGGTCAGCCAAGGAACGATTCGTTTTGATGGCATGGGTCGAGTAAGGCTTGCCGAATCATCCTTGTGTAATCAGTTCCCTTGTGTGATAAGTGTAGAAGGCGATGATACCCATACTATTATCATAGAATCTGAGGGCTATATTCATGCGCCCTTGTAA
- a CDS encoding pilus assembly FimT family protein → MRQAGFSLIELVIVIVILGILAATALPRFLDVTEEAKVASLEGVAGGFATGVSLARAQWEAEGRPSENGKNAVIYDTQKVYLTTPTAAQISNGSVAPGYPMTSDDEDVDPGTLSGDKCLKVWDAILQNPARATATFSEVANQGDYFKYYTTVTGAAEQTRCIFYQVNSLAKNSDGSYVDPGNDEGSYNNFTYQPAAGRVFTNIPN, encoded by the coding sequence ATGAGACAAGCTGGCTTCTCGCTGATTGAGTTGGTAATTGTGATTGTTATTTTGGGCATTTTAGCCGCGACTGCTTTGCCGCGTTTTTTAGATGTAACAGAAGAGGCTAAGGTGGCAAGCCTAGAAGGCGTAGCTGGTGGTTTTGCCACTGGTGTCTCGTTAGCTCGTGCTCAATGGGAGGCAGAAGGTCGCCCCAGTGAAAATGGCAAAAATGCCGTTATTTATGATACGCAAAAAGTGTATTTAACCACGCCTACTGCAGCGCAAATAAGCAATGGCAGTGTTGCTCCTGGTTACCCGATGACCAGCGACGATGAAGACGTGGACCCTGGTACTTTATCCGGGGATAAGTGCTTGAAAGTGTGGGACGCAATTTTACAAAATCCTGCCCGCGCTACGGCTACCTTCTCTGAGGTAGCTAACCAAGGTGATTATTTCAAGTATTACACCACGGTAACGGGAGCCGCAGAGCAGACGCGATGTATTTTCTATCAAGTAAACTCTTTGGCTAAAAATAGTGACGGTTCCTACGTGGATCCTGGTAACGATGAAGGTTCATATAACAATTTCACGTATCAACCAGCCGCAGGGCGGGTTTTTACTAACATTCCTAACTAA
- a CDS encoding ExeA family protein, whose translation MAVYLEHFGLSQAPFGLTPNTGLYQALLPHDEAIQVLQTALKSGEGFIKVSGEVGTGKTLLCRKLLNEMSDDYQFAYLPNPCLSAEQIHAALASELGLQVDAAASSHSVLESIHHHLIDLASKQRPVVLLIDEAQALSDEALEVIRLLGNLETEQRKLLHVVLFGQPELDERLATQQLRQLRQRITFSYRLRALEKDEVASYIQHRLHLSGYRGGPLFTAASLKMLTRASRGIPRLINILAHKVLMLCYGQGAQQVSVKMVKQAVADTEDAVRPQSQTTWLVLAASACVAVAAAAWWSLSL comes from the coding sequence GTGGCGGTATATCTCGAACATTTTGGCCTTTCACAAGCTCCTTTTGGTTTAACACCAAATACCGGTTTGTACCAAGCTTTGTTGCCTCATGATGAAGCGATTCAAGTATTGCAAACGGCGCTTAAATCGGGTGAAGGTTTTATTAAAGTAAGTGGTGAAGTAGGCACAGGAAAAACTCTGTTATGCCGAAAACTACTTAATGAAATGAGTGACGATTACCAGTTTGCTTATTTGCCAAATCCTTGCTTATCTGCAGAGCAAATTCATGCTGCACTAGCCAGTGAGTTAGGCCTGCAAGTGGATGCGGCAGCGTCATCTCATAGTGTATTGGAAAGCATTCATCATCACCTAATTGATTTAGCCAGCAAGCAGCGCCCAGTTGTACTGCTTATTGATGAGGCGCAAGCCCTAAGTGATGAAGCTTTAGAGGTGATTCGCTTACTGGGTAACCTAGAAACCGAGCAGCGAAAACTATTACACGTAGTGTTATTTGGCCAACCAGAACTGGATGAGCGTTTGGCCACTCAGCAATTGCGGCAATTACGTCAACGCATAACGTTCTCTTATCGCCTTCGGGCTTTAGAAAAGGATGAAGTGGCTAGCTATATACAACATCGTTTGCACCTAAGTGGCTATAGAGGTGGTCCTCTATTTACTGCTGCTTCATTAAAAATGCTTACTCGAGCCAGCCGCGGAATTCCACGTTTAATCAATATATTGGCTCATAAAGTATTAATGCTTTGTTACGGTCAGGGCGCTCAACAAGTGAGCGTGAAGATGGTTAAGCAAGCAGTGGCTGATACAGAAGATGCAGTAAGGCCACAAAGCCAAACAACCTGGTTAGTTCTTGCTGCAAGCGCCTGTGTCGCAGTTGCGGCGGCTGCATGGTGGAGTTTGTCACTATGA
- the mshL gene encoding pilus (MSHA type) biogenesis protein MshL: MYIKRIFMGCMVVLLSACQSTNRPDPVEAKQAIAEAQLPSSNVIKAPELPAEVAAELMPELALQQDSLLQVEHRFDVNARNVDAKAFFPALVKGSPLSVALHPGVEGQITLKLKEVTLKEAIDVVADMYGYDIKRRGKILHVYPAGMRIETIPLNYLMLERYGYTRTRINSGGITGSDSDNNNSNNNNSSNSSNNNSSNNYSNNSNNNRNSNRSDSFNGTKIESATETRFWYELEETLRGMIGINMRRDRGNDTSYANDGRMVVVSPQAGLVTVRAFPDEIRTIKTFLSQSEKNLQRQVVLEAKIIEVTLSDGYQQGIDWTNAGDLVGSTEVLFNSVSKIPGDAISSVLGGGGALTVTDGNFQAVVKLLQTQGDVNVLSSPRITASNNQKAVIKVGTDEYFVTDVSNTTITGTNPVTNPSVELTPFFSGVALDVTPQINDQGEVLLHVHPSVTDVKEQRKVISFGSDADSLDLPLAQSDIRETDTVIKASSGDVVVIGGLMSSKQEEIVSKVPFIGSIPGLGELFTNRAVSNQKTELVILIQPTVVTQDTWQNELQKSQELLNTWYPEDN; the protein is encoded by the coding sequence ATGTATATCAAACGGATTTTTATGGGTTGTATGGTGGTTTTGCTTAGTGCATGCCAAAGCACTAATCGCCCCGACCCTGTAGAAGCTAAGCAAGCAATCGCCGAAGCTCAGCTACCAAGCTCCAATGTAATCAAAGCACCAGAGCTTCCTGCTGAGGTAGCGGCAGAACTGATGCCTGAATTGGCTTTACAGCAAGATAGCTTATTGCAAGTCGAGCATCGCTTTGATGTGAATGCCCGGAATGTAGACGCCAAAGCGTTTTTCCCCGCACTGGTAAAAGGTTCGCCACTTAGTGTGGCTTTACATCCTGGTGTAGAAGGTCAAATCACCTTAAAGCTTAAAGAGGTAACACTTAAAGAGGCAATTGATGTAGTGGCAGATATGTATGGTTACGACATTAAGCGTCGCGGCAAAATTTTGCATGTATACCCGGCAGGCATGCGTATCGAAACCATTCCTCTTAACTATTTGATGCTCGAGCGCTATGGTTACACTCGCACGCGGATTAATTCGGGGGGGATTACCGGTAGCGATAGTGACAATAATAACTCAAATAATAATAATTCGAGCAACTCCTCCAATAATAATTCGTCTAATAACTATTCAAATAATAGCAATAATAATCGTAACTCTAATCGTAGCGATAGTTTCAACGGGACTAAAATTGAATCGGCTACTGAAACGCGTTTTTGGTATGAGTTAGAAGAAACCTTACGCGGCATGATAGGCATAAATATGCGCCGCGATCGTGGCAACGACACCTCTTATGCGAACGATGGCCGAATGGTTGTAGTTAGCCCGCAAGCGGGTTTAGTCACTGTGCGTGCCTTTCCAGATGAAATACGCACAATTAAAACCTTTTTGAGTCAATCAGAAAAAAACTTGCAACGCCAAGTGGTGTTAGAAGCCAAGATTATCGAAGTCACCTTGAGTGATGGCTACCAGCAGGGTATTGATTGGACTAATGCTGGTGACTTAGTGGGCAGCACAGAAGTGTTATTTAACAGCGTATCTAAAATCCCGGGTGATGCTATTAGCAGTGTGCTGGGAGGCGGGGGAGCCCTAACCGTCACCGATGGTAATTTTCAAGCAGTGGTTAAATTGTTGCAAACTCAGGGCGATGTGAATGTTCTGTCTAGCCCTCGAATTACAGCCTCAAATAACCAAAAAGCAGTGATAAAAGTGGGGACCGATGAGTATTTTGTTACTGACGTATCCAATACAACTATCACTGGTACTAACCCCGTTACTAACCCAAGCGTCGAACTTACGCCATTTTTCTCTGGTGTTGCCTTAGATGTTACCCCGCAAATAAATGATCAAGGTGAAGTATTACTGCACGTTCACCCCTCTGTCACTGATGTAAAAGAGCAGCGTAAAGTCATTAGTTTTGGTAGTGATGCTGATAGCCTCGACTTACCGCTAGCACAAAGTGATATTCGAGAAACGGATACGGTCATTAAAGCTAGTTCAGGTGATGTGGTGGTGATTGGCGGCCTGATGAGCTCTAAACAAGAAGAGATTGTATCAAAAGTACCTTTTATCGGTTCTATCCCAGGTTTAGGCGAACTGTTTACCAACCGTGCTGTATCTAATCAGAAAACTGAATTGGTGATTTTGATTCAACCCACTGTGGTTACCCAAGATACCTGGCAAAACGAACTACAAAAATCACAAGAGTTATTAAACACTTGGTATCCAGAAGATAACTAG